In Pseudomonadota bacterium, one DNA window encodes the following:
- a CDS encoding SIS domain-containing protein, producing MSDVSPTLQSLYPFLHGERQDQARQDEAALRSIAAKCHDSLSVKERFFTENARALLDTARAIARVYANGGRMFAMGNGGSSCDAAHFAVEFQHPVTTGRPALPAMNLVMDAAMITAVGNDVGVEQLFARQLEAHARAGDGLIGFSTSGNSANLMAAFRRARQLELITLGLCGGDGGNMASSGLVEHCLVVPSNSIHRVQESHVAAYHILWDVVHTLLADDRGCLVHKEQGA from the coding sequence ATGAGCGATGTGAGCCCCACGCTGCAATCCTTGTACCCCTTTTTGCACGGCGAGCGTCAGGACCAGGCGCGCCAGGACGAGGCAGCGCTTCGCTCGATCGCCGCGAAGTGCCACGACAGCCTATCTGTCAAGGAGCGCTTTTTCACCGAGAACGCCCGCGCCCTGTTGGACACCGCGCGTGCTATCGCTCGCGTGTACGCCAACGGTGGACGCATGTTCGCGATGGGCAACGGCGGCTCCAGCTGCGATGCGGCGCACTTCGCCGTGGAGTTTCAACACCCTGTCACCACCGGCCGCCCTGCCCTGCCCGCGATGAACCTCGTGATGGACGCGGCGATGATCACGGCGGTGGGCAACGATGTCGGTGTCGAACAGCTCTTCGCCCGCCAGCTGGAGGCCCATGCCCGCGCCGGTGATGGCCTGATCGGCTTCTCCACCAGCGGCAACTCGGCCAACCTCATGGCGGCGTTTCGGCGCGCACGGCAGCTAGAGCTCATCACCCTGGGCCTGTGCGGCGGCGATGGCGGCAATATGGCCAGCAGCGGCCTCGTGGAGCACTGCCTGGTGGTGCCCTCCAACTCCATTCACCGGGTGCAAGAGTCGCACGTGGCCGCTTACCACATTCTGTGGGATGTGGTGCACACGCTCCTCGCCGACGATCGCGGCTGCCTGGTGCATAAGGAGCAAGGTGCATGA
- a CDS encoding HypC/HybG/HupF family hydrogenase formation chaperone: MCLGIPGQIVEISDAHRRLAVVDVSGVRRTVNIACVVDEQHPIDGCVGDWVLVHVGFAMSRIDEREAAITLQLLTELGEAQEEIAAMQASEAGPGKGEVTA; encoded by the coding sequence GTGTGTTTGGGTATTCCGGGACAGATCGTCGAGATCAGCGATGCGCACCGCCGCCTCGCGGTCGTCGACGTAAGCGGCGTTCGGCGCACGGTCAACATCGCCTGCGTGGTGGACGAGCAGCATCCCATCGACGGTTGCGTGGGGGACTGGGTGCTGGTGCACGTCGGCTTCGCAATGAGTCGCATCGACGAACGCGAAGCGGCCATTACGCTGCAGCTGCTCACGGAACTCGGCGAGGCCCAGGAGGAGATCGCCGCCATGCAGGCGAGCGAAGCGGGGCCGGGCAAGGGTGAGGTGACGGCATGA
- the hypF gene encoding carbamoyltransferase HypF: MNAVADALAYRRERIRVRGTVQGVGFRPTVWCLAREMGVRGHALNDGDGVLIDAWAAPHVLDAFVQRIERDAPPLARIRSVERSPETTEDEEAPASFTIDASASSEGRTDIAPDAATCPRCVAETMDPFSRRYRYPFTNCTHCGPRLSIIREIPYDRATTSMADYVLCTDCQTEYEDPADRRFHAQPIACHACGPRARLVRTDGRVVCLDTLTQLDDVDAAGNLILKGEIVAIKGLGGYHLACDARNEQAVTRLRERKRRYDKPFALMAPNGEMVGRYCTVSVQERAALEGPEAPIMVLRARADSGLASAVAPGQRTLGVMLPYTPLHHMLLKRFKAPVVMTSGNLSDEPQCTDNDEAMQRLRPICDFALVHDRAIENRVDDSVARVVDGEVRVLRRARGYAPAPIELPVGFEHHRSVLAMGGDLKSTFCVVDGPRAILSQHIGDLHEATTLEAYQRSLALYEGLFEHAPSHVVLDQHPEYMSTKTGLERAEREGLGVLRAQHHHAHIAACLGENGWPLDGGPVLGVAMDGLGLGADGALWGGEFLLGDYTSVERLGTMKSVALLGGEQAMHEPWRNTYAHIVAQMGWGVFHMNFNELELHQYLEGKPLVALNAMLAQGTNAPLASSCGRLFDAVAAAMGVCREHVSYEGQAAVELEALVDEQCLLHESDQLAYPFTLPREQGKGLPYLEPLGMWNALLGDLILKTPVPVMAARFHKGLARAIAHAVRILATRDEERYVHHVALSGGVFQNAVLLEQVSSRLKAQDFTVLTHRHVPSNDGGLSFGQALIGLAQLQQPRQGEQ, from the coding sequence GTGAACGCTGTCGCCGATGCGCTTGCCTACCGACGCGAGCGCATCCGCGTGCGTGGCACCGTGCAAGGGGTGGGCTTCCGCCCGACCGTGTGGTGCCTAGCGCGTGAGATGGGCGTTCGCGGCCATGCCCTGAACGACGGTGACGGCGTACTGATCGACGCCTGGGCTGCACCGCACGTGCTCGACGCCTTCGTACAGCGGATCGAACGTGACGCACCGCCCCTCGCGCGGATCCGCTCCGTAGAGCGCAGCCCAGAGACGACGGAGGATGAAGAAGCACCGGCCTCCTTCACCATCGATGCCAGCGCCAGCAGCGAGGGCCGGACGGACATCGCCCCCGATGCTGCCACCTGTCCGCGGTGCGTCGCCGAGACGATGGACCCCTTCAGCCGTCGCTATCGCTACCCGTTTACCAACTGCACCCATTGCGGGCCGCGCCTGAGCATCATTCGCGAAATCCCCTACGATCGCGCCACGACGAGCATGGCCGACTACGTCCTGTGCACCGACTGCCAAACGGAATACGAAGATCCTGCGGACCGACGCTTCCACGCGCAGCCCATCGCCTGTCATGCCTGCGGACCCCGTGCCCGTCTCGTTCGAACCGATGGCCGCGTCGTGTGCCTGGACACGCTCACGCAGCTGGATGACGTGGACGCTGCCGGCAACCTGATACTCAAGGGTGAGATCGTCGCCATCAAGGGCCTCGGCGGCTATCACCTCGCGTGCGATGCCCGCAACGAACAGGCCGTGACGCGCCTGCGCGAGCGCAAGCGTCGCTACGACAAGCCCTTCGCGCTGATGGCCCCCAATGGGGAGATGGTCGGGCGCTACTGCACCGTGTCCGTCCAGGAGCGCGCTGCCCTGGAGGGCCCCGAGGCACCCATCATGGTGCTGCGGGCCCGCGCTGACTCGGGCCTCGCCTCGGCCGTGGCGCCGGGCCAGCGCACGCTCGGCGTCATGCTGCCCTACACGCCCTTGCACCACATGCTGCTCAAGCGCTTCAAGGCGCCCGTGGTCATGACCTCGGGCAACCTCAGCGATGAACCGCAGTGCACGGACAACGACGAGGCGATGCAACGGCTGCGCCCCATCTGCGACTTCGCCCTGGTGCACGACCGTGCCATTGAGAATCGCGTCGACGACTCGGTCGCCCGCGTGGTGGACGGTGAGGTGCGCGTACTGCGTCGCGCACGGGGCTACGCACCCGCCCCGATTGAGCTCCCCGTAGGCTTCGAGCACCACCGCAGCGTGTTGGCCATGGGCGGTGATCTCAAAAGCACCTTCTGCGTCGTCGACGGACCGCGGGCAATCCTGTCGCAGCACATAGGCGATCTGCACGAGGCCACGACGCTCGAGGCCTACCAGCGCTCCCTCGCACTCTACGAGGGGCTCTTCGAACACGCCCCGTCCCACGTGGTCCTCGATCAGCACCCGGAGTACATGTCTACGAAGACAGGCCTGGAGCGGGCAGAGCGCGAGGGCCTCGGGGTGCTGCGCGCGCAACACCACCATGCGCACATCGCCGCGTGCCTGGGCGAGAACGGCTGGCCCCTCGACGGCGGTCCGGTCCTCGGCGTCGCCATGGATGGCCTGGGCCTGGGCGCGGATGGTGCCCTGTGGGGCGGGGAGTTCCTGCTGGGCGATTACACGAGCGTCGAACGCCTCGGCACGATGAAGTCAGTGGCACTCCTAGGTGGCGAGCAGGCGATGCACGAGCCCTGGCGCAACACCTACGCCCACATCGTCGCGCAGATGGGTTGGGGCGTCTTTCACATGAACTTTAATGAGCTCGAGCTGCACCAGTACCTTGAGGGCAAGCCGTTGGTGGCGCTCAACGCCATGCTGGCACAAGGCACCAACGCCCCACTGGCCTCGTCATGCGGACGGCTTTTCGACGCTGTGGCGGCGGCAATGGGGGTCTGCCGAGAGCACGTGAGCTACGAAGGGCAAGCCGCCGTCGAACTCGAGGCGCTAGTGGATGAACAGTGCCTCTTGCACGAATCCGACCAGCTTGCCTACCCCTTCACCCTTCCTCGAGAGCAGGGCAAGGGCCTGCCCTACCTTGAGCCGCTGGGGATGTGGAATGCCTTGCTCGGTGACCTGATCCTCAAGACCCCAGTGCCGGTCATGGCTGCGCGCTTTCACAAGGGCCTAGCACGGGCGATCGCCCACGCGGTGCGGATTCTGGCGACGCGCGACGAGGAGCGCTACGTCCATCACGTCGCGCTCTCCGGCGGCGTCTTCCAGAACGCAGTGCTCCTCGAGCAGGTGAGCTCGCGCCTCAAGGCGCAGGACTTCACGGTGCTCACCCATCGCCATGTCCCGAGCAATGATGGGGGACTTTCCTTCGGCCAAGCACTGATCGGACTGGCCCAACTGCAGCAGCCACGCCAGGGAGAGCAGTAA
- a CDS encoding NifU family protein codes for MSASPDHVKHPSSDLDSLLHEIDLLEGLVAAWDEQQRMTVGALRTAIDALNREAFRRLIQQVKQEPAALGALKDSLGDDVVYSVLRHHGLVRPSLEERLEAALETVRPQLATHGGDVELVAIDPPSAVTVRLVGACDGCPAAGLTLSEGVEKAIREHCPEITQVRKAKGGASASGSSNGEHVVSFVSPFARASDAGWTDAAKADELREGEILIKERDGHSLILSRFGSRVVCYENACAHLGMPMDMGEVRNGVLVCPHHAFEYSLQSGECLTAREVQLQTHAVRVLGDRVQVKFS; via the coding sequence GTGAGCGCATCCCCCGATCATGTGAAGCACCCGTCGAGCGACCTCGATTCGCTGCTGCACGAGATCGACTTGCTCGAGGGGCTGGTCGCAGCTTGGGATGAGCAGCAGCGCATGACCGTAGGCGCCCTGCGAACGGCAATCGATGCGCTCAACCGAGAGGCGTTCCGGCGACTGATCCAGCAGGTCAAGCAAGAGCCCGCCGCGCTCGGTGCGCTCAAGGACTCCCTCGGTGATGACGTGGTGTACAGCGTGCTGCGCCACCACGGATTGGTCAGGCCTTCCCTCGAGGAGCGCCTCGAAGCTGCCCTAGAAACCGTCAGGCCGCAGCTGGCGACCCACGGTGGGGACGTCGAACTGGTCGCGATCGATCCACCGAGCGCCGTGACCGTACGCTTGGTCGGTGCCTGCGACGGCTGCCCCGCCGCGGGACTCACCCTAAGTGAAGGCGTCGAGAAGGCGATCCGCGAGCACTGTCCTGAGATTACCCAAGTGCGCAAGGCCAAGGGCGGCGCTAGCGCCAGCGGCAGCAGCAATGGGGAGCACGTGGTCAGCTTCGTCAGTCCCTTCGCTCGCGCCAGCGACGCCGGCTGGACCGACGCCGCCAAGGCCGATGAGCTGCGCGAAGGCGAGATCCTGATCAAGGAGCGCGACGGCCATTCGCTCATCCTGAGCCGCTTCGGCAGCCGCGTCGTCTGCTACGAAAACGCGTGCGCCCACCTGGGCATGCCGATGGATATGGGCGAGGTGCGCAACGGCGTGCTCGTCTGCCCCCATCATGCCTTCGAGTATTCCCTGCAAAGCGGGGAGTGCCTCACCGCCAGGGAGGTGCAATTGCAAACCCACGCCGTGCGTGTGCTCGGCGATCGCGTGCAGGTGAAGTTCTCATGA
- a CDS encoding sigma-54 dependent transcriptional regulator — protein sequence MQDGQSTVALGGFPGDESAALADYLEDHYRVLEVGSAEEAIEESESQSIDIFLCQQSRPRFDALRLFQHLRVAYPKTIRIIGGKLTGTEIDTALSGAAVYQFFPPSWQPEQIELMVRRALENRELAHRHRHLNRRLKIAEDLVRGKGNAQAQESNGGYHFDELVYSSEAMASVCSDARKAARTDLPVLIHGETGTGKELMARAIHFHSPRKRQPLMIQNCGGLPDDLLQSELFGHTRGAYTGAVTDRLGLFPAADGGTVFLDEISEVSPTFQVALLRFLQEGEVKPLGSDRTIRCNVRIIAACNRNLEQMVEAKEFRRDLYYRLNGFKLEIPPLRKRTEEIKVLAEYLAHRYSESIRHGVLGISPEVLEKFQLYSWPGNVRELDNEVKRMVAMSDSGSYLTVDKLAPHIASLIQQGTGDDTDWAIVGETLKEKVEFLEARLVEEALRRNRWNQSRSAVELGLSRVGLANKIKRYGLDLQGVND from the coding sequence ATGCAGGATGGACAGTCAACTGTTGCCCTCGGCGGCTTCCCCGGTGATGAGTCTGCGGCCCTGGCCGACTACCTTGAAGATCACTACCGGGTGTTGGAGGTGGGGAGTGCGGAGGAGGCGATCGAGGAGAGCGAGAGCCAATCGATCGATATCTTCCTTTGTCAGCAAAGCCGCCCTCGCTTCGACGCCTTGCGGCTGTTTCAGCACCTGCGGGTGGCCTACCCGAAGACCATCCGCATCATTGGCGGCAAGCTCACCGGAACGGAGATCGATACGGCCCTCAGCGGAGCCGCCGTGTACCAGTTTTTCCCACCCTCTTGGCAGCCGGAGCAAATCGAGCTCATGGTGCGTCGAGCGCTCGAGAACCGAGAGCTCGCCCATCGCCATCGCCATCTGAACCGGCGTTTGAAGATCGCTGAGGACCTGGTGCGCGGGAAGGGGAATGCGCAAGCGCAGGAGTCGAACGGTGGCTATCACTTCGATGAGCTAGTGTATTCGAGCGAAGCGATGGCTAGCGTGTGCAGTGATGCACGCAAGGCGGCGCGGACTGACCTTCCCGTGCTGATCCATGGTGAGACGGGGACTGGCAAGGAACTGATGGCGCGTGCCATCCACTTTCACAGTCCGCGCAAGCGACAGCCACTGATGATTCAGAATTGCGGTGGCTTGCCGGACGACCTGCTGCAGTCCGAGCTCTTCGGCCACACTCGCGGTGCGTACACGGGGGCAGTCACGGATCGTCTGGGGCTGTTCCCAGCGGCGGACGGCGGCACCGTGTTCCTCGATGAGATCTCCGAGGTGTCGCCTACCTTCCAGGTAGCGTTGCTGCGGTTTCTGCAAGAGGGAGAGGTTAAGCCCCTCGGCAGTGATCGCACGATACGGTGCAACGTGCGTATTATCGCGGCGTGCAATCGCAACCTCGAGCAGATGGTCGAGGCCAAGGAGTTCCGCCGCGATCTCTACTATCGCTTAAACGGCTTTAAGCTCGAGATACCACCGTTGCGCAAGCGTACGGAGGAGATCAAGGTGCTGGCGGAGTACCTCGCCCACCGCTACAGCGAGTCGATTCGCCACGGTGTGCTCGGCATTAGCCCGGAGGTGCTGGAGAAGTTTCAGCTCTACAGCTGGCCCGGCAACGTGCGAGAGCTGGACAACGAGGTCAAGCGCATGGTGGCGATGTCCGACAGCGGCTCCTATCTCACGGTCGACAAGCTGGCTCCGCACATCGCCTCGCTAATCCAGCAGGGCACCGGGGATGACACGGACTGGGCCATCGTGGGCGAGACGCTCAAGGAGAAGGTGGAGTTCCTCGAGGCGCGTTTGGTGGAGGAGGCGTTGCGCCGAAACCGGTGGAATCAATCCCGATCTGCGGTGGAGCTCGGGCTCTCGCGTGTCGGCCTCGCCAACAAGATAAAGCGCTATGGGTTGGACCTTCAGGGAGTCAACGATTGA